The DNA segment ATAGCTGTAGGTCTCCCACGGGTTGATCCGCAGCCCGTCGATGCTCGCGATATTGATGACCTTGGCCGGCCGGCTGGCGCTGGCGGCGGCGGTGAGCAGGGCGTGGAGCTGCTGGGTCAGGAAGAACGGGGTCTTGACGTTAAGGTCCATCACCTTGTCCCAGCCGCTTTCCGGGAACTCGAGGTAGTCCACCCCCCAGGCTGCGCCCGCATTGTTGACGAGGATGTCGAGGCGCTGCTCGCGTTGGGTTAGTTCGCTCACCAGGGCAGTGATGCCGTCCATGGTCGAGATGTCGCCCTGGATGCCGATGACGCGTTCGCCGAGCTCGGCGCAGGTCGCTTCGATCTCGTGGATCTTGCGCGCGGTGATATAAACGCGCTCCGCCCCCGCCGCGAGAAAGCCCTCGACGATCATCCGCCCGATCCCGCGGCTTCCTCCGGTGACGAGCGCCACGCGGCCTTTGAGGCTGAACAGGTCTTCGAGGGTCATATTCGCCATCCCTTCAAATGTGGGCCCGGGTTGCCGCGTGGCCTTCGGCTCCTCGCAATGACGAGGGCCGGGTCGATATCACTCCTCGTCATCGCGAGCGAAGCGAAGCAATCCGCTCCCCTCAGGCTCGCAGTGTCGAGGCGCGCTCATCTTCAATACCCGCTTAGCTCCGCCACCCGGCCGGTGTGATAATACTGATCCCCGAGGAACTCCTGCAGCGCGCGGTCGCGTTTCATGTAGAGGCCGATGTCGTATTCGTCGGTCATGCCGATGCCGCCATGCATCTGTACGCCCTCACGCACCGCGAGGCCGGCAGCTTTCGCCACCTTGGCCTTGGCGACGCTCGCCATCAGCTCCGCGCTCCCGCTTCCCGCATCGAGCAGCTGTGCCGCCTTGTGCGTCACGGCACGTGCAATCTCGACCTCGGAATAAAGGTGCGCCGCGCGGTGTTGCAGCGCCTGGAACTCGCCGATGAGCTTTCCGAACTGCTTCCTCTGCTTGAGGTAAGCGACGGTCATATCCATCGCGCCCCGGGCCACCCCCACGCCCTCCGCCGCCGCGCCGACGCGCCCGGCAAGCAGCATCTTGGTGAGGAGTTCGCGCCCCCCGTCGACCTCGCCGATCACTGCATCGCCATCGAGCTCGACGCTCTCGAACCTGGTGTGGGTCGCGACGCTGCTATCGACCAGCCGCACCGCCTCATGGCTCATGCCGCCCGCATCCCTGGGCACGGCGAACAGGGTGATGCCATCGGCGTCGCTTTCCTCGCCCGAAGTGCGGGCCGAGACGACCAGCATGTCCGCGCTGGCGCCGTGCACCACGAAGTCCTTGGCGCCTGTCAGGCGGAAGCCGTTGCCGGAGCGCTCGGCACGGGTGCGGACCCGCTCGGGCCGGTGCTTCGCCCCTTCGTCGATGGCGACCGCGAACACGCTGT comes from the Qipengyuania sediminis genome and includes:
- a CDS encoding SDR family oxidoreductase, giving the protein MTLEDLFSLKGRVALVTGGSRGIGRMIVEGFLAAGAERVYITARKIHEIEATCAELGERVIGIQGDISTMDGITALVSELTQREQRLDILVNNAGAAWGVDYLEFPESGWDKVMDLNVKTPFFLTQQLHALLTAAASASRPAKVINIASIDGLRINPWETYSYQASKAALIHLTRRMAARLVKEHVYVTAIAPGAFPSSMNKVARDHAEASAKGIPSKRVGDALDMGGSAVYLASRAGDYTVGETLTVDGGIVNALLPSHFAEPI
- a CDS encoding acyl-CoA dehydrogenase family protein, whose amino-acid sequence is MALYHTEDQAMLAETAAQFMADEGSIAKQLRHWRDRDCKDGFGHDLWKQMAEMGFTGLLVSEADGGLGMGHVEAGIVLEEIGRNLTPSPFLTSSVLAATALAGGSEETRARWLPGLIAGDSVFAVAIDEGAKHRPERVRTRAERSGNGFRLTGAKDFVVHGASADMLVVSARTSGEESDADGITLFAVPRDAGGMSHEAVRLVDSSVATHTRFESVELDGDAVIGEVDGGRELLTKMLLAGRVGAAAEGVGVARGAMDMTVAYLKQRKQFGKLIGEFQALQHRAAHLYSEVEIARAVTHKAAQLLDAGSGSAELMASVAKAKVAKAAGLAVREGVQMHGGIGMTDEYDIGLYMKRDRALQEFLGDQYYHTGRVAELSGY